From the Azospirillum formosense genome, one window contains:
- a CDS encoding serine hydrolase, producing the protein MISTPPHRLGRRTVLAATAATAAVAAASLGGAPARPLWAAQPAAGAAFDPVLLERAVKRAAGLDQIHALVIGRNGAVVSAEAFRGPAVNRAVNVKSVSKTIAASLAGIAIDRGVLRGVDVTLAEAAPGLVPAGVDQRVRRITMADLLTMQAGLEPTSGPGYGRWINSRNWVADALRRPFVTEPGARMLYSTGSYHLLGAALSSASGRSLLSLAREWLGEPLGIDVPSWTRDPQGFYLGGNNMALSPLDLFRFGELWRQGGLWNGQPVISAAWVRESWVPRTRSPFSGDDYGYGWFLAEAKGHRIAYARGYGGQMLYLVPGLGLTVVVTSDPSRPARSDGHVGLLNALLTDAIIPAAEMA; encoded by the coding sequence ATGATCTCGACTCCGCCGCACCGGCTCGGCCGCCGCACCGTCCTCGCCGCCACCGCCGCCACCGCCGCCGTTGCTGCCGCGTCCCTCGGCGGCGCCCCGGCGCGTCCGTTGTGGGCCGCCCAGCCGGCGGCCGGGGCCGCGTTCGATCCCGTCCTGCTGGAGAGGGCGGTCAAGCGGGCGGCGGGGCTCGACCAGATCCACGCGCTGGTCATCGGGCGGAACGGCGCGGTGGTGTCGGCGGAAGCCTTCCGCGGGCCGGCGGTGAACCGCGCCGTGAACGTCAAGTCGGTGTCCAAAACCATCGCCGCCTCGCTCGCCGGCATCGCCATCGACCGCGGGGTCCTGCGCGGCGTCGATGTCACCCTCGCCGAGGCGGCGCCGGGACTGGTTCCGGCGGGCGTCGATCAACGGGTGCGCCGGATCACCATGGCCGATCTTCTGACCATGCAGGCGGGTCTGGAACCGACCTCCGGGCCGGGCTACGGCCGCTGGATCAACAGCCGCAACTGGGTCGCCGACGCGCTGCGCCGCCCCTTCGTCACCGAGCCGGGCGCGCGGATGCTTTACTCGACCGGAAGCTATCACCTGCTGGGGGCGGCGCTGTCCAGCGCGTCGGGGCGCAGCCTGCTGTCCCTGGCGCGGGAGTGGCTGGGCGAGCCTCTGGGCATCGACGTGCCGTCCTGGACGCGCGACCCGCAGGGCTTCTACCTCGGCGGCAACAACATGGCGCTGTCGCCGCTCGACCTGTTCCGCTTCGGCGAGCTGTGGCGGCAGGGCGGCCTGTGGAACGGACAGCCGGTCATCAGCGCGGCCTGGGTGCGGGAGTCCTGGGTGCCCCGCACGCGCTCCCCCTTCTCCGGCGACGACTACGGGTACGGCTGGTTCCTCGCCGAGGCGAAGGGCCACCGCATCGCCTACGCGCGCGGCTATGGCGGGCAGATGCTCTATCTGGTGCCCGGCCTGGGGCTGACCGTTGTCGTGACGTCCGATCCAAGCCGGCCGGCGCGGTCGGATGGCCATGTCGGCCTGCTCAACGCCCTGCTGACCGACGCGATCATCCCGGCGGCGGAGATGGCCTGA
- a CDS encoding FtsX-like permease family protein gives MSAMTHLRIALRLAWRDLRGGIAGLWIVVLGVALGTAMMAAIGSLSGGVLDGMRATAREAVGGDLSLRLFHAPATPEQRAVLDKIGTVGETAELRPVASTVTDNARALVELKAVEESYPLVGAAAVFGAPSLADALARRDGHWGAAVSSDLLEALALGVGDRLRLGAAEVAIRAVLEHEPDRAFRAFSLGPRVVIDRRALDATGLAEPGMPVYWYYRLVLPETARADAVLRDLENRFPDAGWRIVDAARGIPGVDRTVHLARALLLLGSLAVLLIGGVGIGRALSAHLARRLPVLATLKALGGSPRLLFTAFLVQTLGVVGVALLIGVGTGAALAALAANALPLDWKPEAGGAVDPSALLLSGAVGLLAALLCAVPPLARAAGTSPAAIWRGAVDGLSQPLGWRTRGAVVLLGLGLAGLLAAWTGMPLAVAGFLLVAGLVWAAFALLGRGLAGVARRLARGQGAVVRLAVANLGRPGAPTVPVAVALGIGLTLLVAVGVVGRSATGHVTATLPAQTPSVVVLNVPPPEGGGLSERLYALPGVGRVETAPFLHARISRLNGVAITEADAPRSVGWAVRGDRGLSWRDRPVPTDRIVAGYWWPEGYTGPPLASLDAQVARRLGLAVGDRLTLALSGGPVTATVANLRRIDWTRLDLDFPILLSPFAEPPPHSLVAAVWSPPDAVPAVEAVVAQAVPQAPTIRVAEVLDTLGSTVRSVRGLLDGLSAVALGAAAVVLLGAIASSARRRLQEMAILHALGVGRRPMVQAVVLEFVLLGAAVAAVAVPLGWAGGAAVVAGLAEGAPLPGGTVPLAAFLGTVAAMAAVGAALVACLPRRDVMRRLRSDTLSA, from the coding sequence ATGTCCGCCATGACTCATCTGCGCATCGCGTTGCGGCTGGCTTGGCGGGACCTGCGGGGCGGCATCGCCGGACTTTGGATCGTCGTCCTCGGGGTGGCGCTGGGGACGGCCATGATGGCCGCCATCGGCTCGCTCAGCGGCGGCGTGCTTGATGGGATGCGGGCCACCGCCCGCGAGGCGGTCGGCGGGGATCTCTCCCTGCGCCTGTTCCACGCACCAGCCACGCCGGAGCAACGGGCGGTCCTCGACAAAATCGGCACCGTCGGCGAGACGGCCGAGCTGCGGCCCGTCGCCTCGACGGTGACCGACAACGCCCGCGCCCTGGTCGAACTGAAGGCGGTCGAGGAAAGCTACCCGCTGGTCGGTGCGGCGGCGGTGTTTGGCGCCCCGTCCCTTGCCGACGCGCTGGCCCGCCGGGACGGGCACTGGGGCGCGGCGGTGTCCTCCGACCTCCTCGAAGCGCTCGCGCTGGGCGTCGGCGACCGTCTGCGGCTCGGTGCCGCCGAGGTCGCCATCCGCGCCGTCCTGGAGCATGAGCCGGACCGCGCCTTCCGCGCCTTCTCCCTCGGCCCGCGCGTCGTCATCGACCGCCGGGCGCTGGACGCGACGGGCCTCGCGGAACCGGGAATGCCGGTCTATTGGTACTATCGCCTCGTCCTGCCGGAGACGGCCCGCGCCGACGCCGTCCTGCGCGATCTGGAGAACCGCTTCCCCGACGCCGGATGGCGGATCGTCGACGCCGCCCGCGGCATTCCGGGCGTGGACCGCACCGTGCACCTCGCCCGCGCGCTGCTCCTTCTCGGGTCGCTGGCCGTGCTGCTGATCGGCGGCGTCGGCATCGGCCGGGCGCTGTCGGCGCATCTCGCCCGGCGCTTGCCGGTCCTTGCCACGCTGAAGGCGCTGGGCGGCTCGCCGCGCCTGCTCTTCACCGCCTTCCTGGTGCAGACGCTGGGGGTGGTCGGCGTGGCGCTGCTGATCGGTGTGGGGACCGGCGCTGCCCTGGCCGCCCTGGCGGCGAACGCCCTGCCGCTCGACTGGAAGCCGGAGGCGGGCGGTGCCGTCGATCCGTCGGCGCTGCTGCTGTCCGGAGCGGTCGGGCTGCTGGCGGCCCTGCTCTGCGCCGTGCCGCCGCTGGCCCGCGCCGCCGGGACCAGCCCCGCCGCGATCTGGCGGGGAGCGGTGGATGGCCTGTCCCAGCCGCTGGGATGGCGGACCCGTGGCGCTGTCGTTTTGCTCGGGCTGGGGCTCGCCGGTCTGCTCGCCGCCTGGACGGGGATGCCGCTCGCCGTCGCCGGCTTCCTGCTCGTCGCCGGGCTGGTGTGGGCGGCGTTCGCGCTGCTGGGGCGGGGACTCGCCGGCGTGGCCCGCCGGTTGGCGCGCGGGCAGGGAGCGGTGGTCCGGCTGGCCGTCGCCAACCTCGGTCGGCCCGGCGCGCCGACGGTCCCGGTGGCCGTCGCGCTGGGCATCGGCCTGACCCTGCTGGTGGCGGTCGGCGTGGTCGGACGGTCGGCGACCGGTCATGTCACGGCGACGCTGCCGGCACAGACGCCCTCCGTCGTCGTGCTGAACGTTCCACCGCCGGAGGGTGGCGGCTTGAGCGAACGCCTGTACGCCCTGCCCGGTGTCGGGCGGGTCGAGACGGCGCCCTTCCTGCACGCCCGGATCAGCCGCCTCAACGGCGTCGCCATCACCGAGGCGGACGCCCCCCGTTCCGTCGGCTGGGCGGTGCGCGGCGACCGTGGCCTGTCCTGGCGCGACCGCCCCGTTCCCACCGACCGGATCGTCGCGGGGTATTGGTGGCCCGAGGGCTACACCGGTCCGCCGCTCGCCTCGCTGGACGCCCAGGTGGCCCGCCGGCTGGGGTTGGCGGTGGGGGACCGCCTCACGCTGGCCCTGTCGGGCGGCCCGGTGACCGCGACGGTCGCCAACCTCCGGCGCATCGACTGGACCCGGCTCGACCTGGACTTCCCAATTCTCCTGTCCCCCTTCGCCGAGCCGCCGCCGCACAGCCTCGTGGCCGCCGTCTGGTCGCCGCCCGACGCGGTTCCCGCGGTCGAGGCCGTGGTGGCGCAGGCGGTCCCGCAGGCCCCCACGATCCGCGTGGCCGAGGTGTTGGACACGCTTGGCTCGACCGTCCGCAGCGTGCGCGGACTTCTCGACGGCCTGTCCGCCGTCGCCCTCGGCGCGGCGGCCGTGGTCCTTCTCGGCGCCATCGCCAGCAGCGCCCGGCGGCGGCTTCAGGAAATGGCGATCCTGCACGCCCTCGGGGTCGGGCGGCGCCCGATGGTCCAGGCGGTGGTGCTGGAGTTCGTCCTCCTGGGCGCCGCCGTCGCCGCCGTCGCGGTGCCGCTCGGCTGGGCCGGCGGCGCGGCGGTGGTGGCCGGCCTTGCCGAGGGCGCTCCCCTTCCCGGAGGCACGGTTCCCCTGGCCGCCTTCCTGGGCACCGTCGCCGCGATGGCGGCGGTCGGGGCCGCGCTGGTGGCCTGCCTGCCGCGACGGGACGTGATGCGGCGGTTGCGCAGCGACACGCTGTCCGCCTGA
- a CDS encoding thioesterase family protein encodes MTQDHALPSNILLSGVHTVDESWIDLYGHMNMVRYVALFDEVGYALMEQWGLGETYTRDEGLGLFVVDVAVHYRRELRAGTPLQVALRLLDADDKRLLSLLEIRRADDGTVAATMEQLSIHVDLGTRKVTTFPPAMAERLRALAAVQSALPLPPRHRRRLHLAPTPSPAPGEGSL; translated from the coding sequence ATGACCCAGGACCACGCCCTGCCTTCGAACATCCTGCTGTCCGGCGTGCACACCGTCGACGAGAGCTGGATCGACCTTTACGGCCACATGAACATGGTCCGCTACGTCGCCCTGTTCGACGAGGTCGGCTACGCCCTGATGGAGCAATGGGGGCTGGGCGAGACCTACACGCGGGACGAGGGGCTCGGCCTGTTCGTGGTCGACGTGGCGGTGCATTACCGGCGGGAACTGCGCGCCGGAACGCCGCTGCAGGTGGCGCTGCGTCTGCTCGACGCCGACGACAAGCGGTTGCTGAGCCTGCTGGAGATCCGGCGGGCCGACGACGGGACGGTCGCGGCGACCATGGAGCAGCTGTCGATCCACGTCGATCTGGGCACCCGCAAGGTGACCACCTTCCCGCCCGCCATGGCCGAGCGCCTGCGCGCGCTGGCGGCGGTCCAGTCCGCCCTTCCCCTGCCGCCCCGCCACCGGCGGCGGCTGCATCTGGCACCCACTCCCTCTCCCGCCCCGGGAGAGGGAAGTCTGTAA
- a CDS encoding LysR substrate-binding domain-containing protein produces the protein MARRLPPLLALRAFDIFARQGTVRAAADELAVSHTVVSRHIQNLEQAVGVKLVAKSGRGLSLTREGIRYAAQLRRAFDLIADASNELRNGGMEAVHICCLAGLASRCLLARLPELEEALTGREVILQPTSTRPDFSREEADAEIMYLEDGGSVADGLRSEMFARPRILAIASPEFKARYPDVRTPADLVGLPLIHEQSTGMWEAWLEEAGIADIPRLRGPRLWQAHLTIEAARLGRGVALVSDLLVTEPLANGELVEMVDSNVTIGGYYFIAPVHRWNTPVISAIRQWLRGVFPPDQTSPLQGTP, from the coding sequence ATGGCGCGCCGCCTTCCGCCCCTTCTCGCGCTTCGCGCCTTTGACATCTTCGCCCGCCAGGGCACGGTGCGGGCCGCCGCCGACGAACTGGCGGTGTCCCACACGGTGGTGTCGCGCCACATCCAGAATCTGGAACAGGCGGTGGGCGTGAAGCTGGTGGCGAAGTCGGGGCGCGGCCTGTCCCTGACCCGCGAGGGCATCCGCTACGCCGCCCAGCTCCGCCGCGCCTTCGACCTGATCGCCGATGCCAGCAACGAGCTGCGCAACGGCGGGATGGAGGCGGTGCACATCTGCTGCCTCGCCGGGCTGGCGTCGCGCTGCCTGCTCGCCCGCCTGCCCGAGCTTGAAGAGGCGCTGACCGGGCGCGAGGTGATCCTCCAGCCGACCTCGACCCGCCCCGACTTCAGCCGGGAGGAGGCCGACGCCGAGATCATGTATCTGGAGGACGGCGGCTCCGTCGCCGACGGGCTGCGCTCGGAGATGTTCGCGCGGCCGCGCATCCTCGCCATCGCCAGCCCGGAGTTCAAGGCCCGCTACCCCGACGTGCGCACGCCCGCCGACCTCGTCGGCCTGCCGCTGATCCACGAGCAGTCCACCGGCATGTGGGAAGCCTGGCTGGAGGAGGCCGGCATCGCCGACATCCCCCGGCTGCGCGGCCCCCGGCTGTGGCAGGCGCACCTGACCATCGAGGCGGCCCGGCTGGGGCGCGGCGTCGCCCTGGTCAGCGACCTGCTGGTGACCGAGCCGCTGGCCAACGGCGAGCTGGTGGAGATGGTGGACAGCAACGTGACCATCGGCGGCTATTACTTCATCGCCCCGGTCCACCGCTGGAACACCCCGGTCATCTCGGCCATCCGTCAATGGCTGCGCGGCGTCTTCCCGCCGGACCAGACCTCCCCCCTCCAAGGCACCCCATGA
- a CDS encoding CaiB/BaiF CoA-transferase family protein — MLNTDTQRRDGPLAGVRVVDLTHMLAGPYSTWLLGALGAEVIKIERPGKGDFTRIIAPFSDEESIYFLSVNRNKQSLTLNLKEEKGKEIFKKIVATCDVLVENNRAGAMDRLGLGYADLKAVNPRLVYASISGFGQDGPYRHRPCFDVVAQAMSGMMSITGEPGGDPCRVGASIGDIGSSLFAAVGILAALQKRAGTGEGSFIDVAMLDCQLALMENAIARFLNAGETPRALGSRHPLIAPFQAFPTADKPIAICVDTNEQWDRMCRAMGLEHLLSDPRFPTGSARNANHAELEPLLREVFLTRGRDAWLDAMEDADVPASPINSVPDALNDPQVVHRKMVVEVPEGSGKRFAAVPITMPNAPLPAESPAPRLGEHTDAILADLGFSPDEIAAFRRDAVV, encoded by the coding sequence ATGCTCAACACCGATACGCAACGCCGCGACGGCCCCCTGGCCGGCGTGCGCGTGGTCGATCTCACGCACATGTTGGCCGGCCCCTACAGCACTTGGCTGCTCGGCGCGCTGGGTGCGGAGGTCATCAAGATCGAGCGTCCCGGCAAGGGCGATTTCACCCGCATCATTGCTCCCTTCAGCGATGAGGAAAGCATTTACTTCCTCAGCGTCAACCGCAACAAGCAAAGTCTGACGCTCAACTTGAAGGAGGAAAAGGGGAAGGAGATTTTCAAAAAAATCGTCGCCACCTGCGACGTGCTGGTGGAGAACAACCGGGCCGGGGCGATGGACCGGCTGGGGCTGGGCTACGCCGATCTGAAGGCGGTCAATCCACGGCTGGTCTACGCCTCGATCTCCGGCTTCGGGCAGGACGGCCCCTACCGGCACCGGCCCTGCTTCGACGTGGTGGCCCAGGCGATGTCCGGCATGATGAGCATCACCGGCGAGCCGGGCGGCGATCCCTGCCGGGTCGGCGCGTCGATCGGCGACATCGGGTCGAGCCTGTTCGCCGCCGTCGGCATCCTCGCCGCCCTGCAGAAACGGGCCGGCACCGGCGAGGGCAGCTTCATCGACGTGGCGATGCTGGATTGCCAGCTCGCCCTGATGGAGAACGCCATCGCCCGCTTCCTGAACGCCGGGGAGACGCCGCGGGCGCTGGGCAGCCGCCACCCGCTGATCGCCCCCTTCCAGGCCTTTCCCACCGCCGACAAGCCGATCGCCATCTGCGTCGACACCAACGAGCAGTGGGACCGGATGTGCCGCGCCATGGGGCTGGAGCATCTGCTGTCCGACCCGCGCTTCCCCACCGGCTCGGCCCGCAACGCCAACCATGCGGAGCTGGAGCCGCTGCTGCGCGAGGTCTTCCTCACCCGTGGGCGCGACGCCTGGCTGGACGCCATGGAGGACGCCGACGTGCCGGCCAGCCCGATCAACAGCGTGCCGGACGCGCTGAACGACCCGCAGGTGGTGCACCGCAAGATGGTCGTGGAGGTGCCGGAGGGCTCGGGCAAGCGCTTCGCCGCCGTGCCGATCACGATGCCCAACGCTCCGCTGCCGGCGGAGAGCCCGGCGCCGCGGCTGGGCGAGCACACCGACGCCATCCTGGCGGATCTTGGCTTCAGCCCCGACGAGATCGCCGCCTTCCGTCGCGACGCGGTGGTGTGA
- a CDS encoding OB-fold domain-containing protein, producing the protein MTAPTTSMTIPPVQDETSAPFWEAAREGRFLIQRCPETGQFQWYPRAHSIHAPHARPEWVEASGRGELLSYSVVHRGNQRGDPYVCALIRLEEGVTVFSRVEGVAEADLRAGLPLAVAFHQLDEATSLPVFRPRPAA; encoded by the coding sequence ATGACCGCCCCAACGACCAGCATGACCATCCCGCCCGTCCAGGACGAGACCTCCGCCCCCTTCTGGGAGGCGGCGCGCGAGGGGCGCTTCCTGATCCAGCGCTGCCCGGAGACCGGGCAGTTCCAGTGGTACCCGCGCGCCCATTCCATCCACGCACCTCACGCCCGCCCGGAGTGGGTCGAGGCGAGCGGGCGCGGCGAGCTGCTGTCCTATTCGGTCGTCCACCGCGGCAACCAGCGCGGCGATCCCTACGTCTGCGCCCTGATCCGGCTGGAGGAGGGCGTCACCGTCTTCTCCCGCGTCGAGGGGGTGGCGGAGGCCGACCTGCGGGCCGGATTGCCGCTGGCCGTGGCCTTCCACCAGCTGGACGAGGCGACCAGCCTCCCCGTGTTCCGCCCGCGTCCCGCCGCCTGA
- a CDS encoding MaoC/PaaZ C-terminal domain-containing protein, which yields MTAIHLDDIKPGDRARSSRVTVTEAHIVWFAGLTGDFNPLHMDAEAAKANGFGRTIAHGMLTHSLSTGLRSAIDDWAILAFLETRRRFVGPVFAGDTVHYEAEVAEVRPSASKPDRGIVRVAITVKNQRGETVQEGEDVLSIARKEAQA from the coding sequence ATGACCGCCATCCATCTCGACGACATCAAGCCGGGCGACCGGGCGCGCTCCTCCCGCGTCACCGTGACCGAGGCGCACATCGTCTGGTTCGCCGGGCTGACCGGCGATTTCAACCCGCTGCACATGGATGCCGAGGCCGCCAAGGCCAACGGCTTCGGGCGGACCATCGCCCACGGCATGCTGACCCACTCGCTCAGCACCGGCCTGCGCTCCGCCATCGACGACTGGGCGATCCTCGCCTTCCTGGAGACGCGCCGCCGCTTCGTCGGCCCGGTCTTCGCCGGCGACACCGTGCATTACGAGGCCGAGGTGGCGGAGGTCCGTCCCAGCGCCTCCAAGCCCGACCGCGGCATCGTCCGCGTCGCCATCACCGTGAAGAACCAGCGCGGCGAGACCGTACAGGAGGGCGAGGACGTGCTCTCCATCGCGCGCAAGGAGGCGCAGGCATGA
- the fabG gene encoding 3-oxoacyl-ACP reductase FabG — MSAATTHSRRLAGRVAFVTGGGGGIGRAVCERLAAEGAAVVVADIGAEAAESVAAALRAEGAQAHATALNVADRESWGAAVSGLPEAFRGVDIMVNVAGIVRDRSLPKMTDAEWSAVIDVNLRGTWLGCQTAFRLIGDRGWGRIVNIASTAILGTFGQANYSASKAGVVGLTRTAALEGARRGILVNAVAPGVVETAIVEGVPDAVRSQWLEKTPIGRLGKPAEIAAVVAFLASDDAAYVTGQTIVADGGATTGDY; from the coding sequence ATGAGTGCCGCAACCACCCATTCCCGCCGCCTCGCCGGCCGTGTCGCCTTCGTCACCGGCGGCGGCGGCGGCATCGGGCGCGCCGTCTGCGAGCGGCTGGCCGCGGAAGGGGCGGCGGTCGTCGTCGCCGACATCGGGGCCGAGGCCGCCGAGAGCGTCGCCGCCGCGCTGCGCGCCGAAGGGGCCCAGGCCCACGCCACGGCGTTGAACGTCGCCGACCGGGAAAGCTGGGGCGCCGCCGTGAGCGGACTGCCCGAGGCCTTCCGGGGCGTGGACATCATGGTCAACGTCGCCGGCATCGTCCGCGACCGCTCGCTGCCCAAGATGACCGACGCGGAATGGAGCGCGGTCATCGACGTGAACCTGCGCGGCACGTGGCTGGGTTGCCAGACGGCCTTCCGGCTGATCGGCGACCGCGGCTGGGGGCGCATCGTCAACATCGCCTCCACGGCGATCCTGGGGACCTTCGGGCAGGCGAACTACTCCGCCTCCAAGGCCGGGGTGGTCGGGCTGACCCGCACCGCCGCCCTGGAGGGGGCGCGGCGCGGCATCCTGGTCAACGCGGTCGCTCCGGGCGTCGTGGAGACCGCCATCGTCGAGGGCGTGCCCGACGCGGTGCGCTCGCAATGGCTGGAGAAGACGCCCATCGGGCGCCTGGGCAAGCCGGCGGAGATCGCCGCCGTCGTCGCCTTCCTGGCGTCCGACGACGCGGCCTACGTCACCGGCCAGACCATCGTCGCCGACGGCGGGGCGACCACCGGCGACTACTGA